A segment of the Cenarchaeum symbiosum A genome:
GCAGGGCCCACGCTGCACTTTGAGAACGGCTCGTTTAGGGATACCGACGGGGGCCTTCTCGGCCCGCTCAAGCTGCCGGAGCTTGCCCGCCCCGCCACATCGGCGGCAGATCTGGATGCGCAGGCGGGCGGTTTTGACTTTACCCGGGACGGGCAGCCGCTCGGCATGGAGTTCTCGCCCGACGGCTCTCTTTTGTTCATAGTCGGGGGCATCACTGATTCCGTATACAGGTATGTCCTCGGCACCCCCTATGATGTTACGACGGCGGGATCTGTCAGCTTCGCCCCGCTGCCGGCCGTTGCGCGCATCGACGCTACCGGCGGCCGCATCGACGCCCCCCACGGGCTGGCCTTTTCATCCAACGGGACCATGATGTTCGTGCTCTCGCAGGACCGGGATACGGTATTCCGGTTCGACATGGATACGCCGTTCAACCCTATTCCAATCACGCCTTCTGCAGAGAGATTCGTGCTCACGGGCCCCGACTTGCGGGCCGCCGATGTGCAGCCAAGCGACGTGCACTTTACAAGAGACGGAATGATGATGCTCGTCCCTGATTCCACCGGGGAGCTGGTCCGTTCGTACTCCATGCCCTCGCCCTACGATATCTCGAATGCCGAGCCCGCGGGGGAGTTTTCCGTGGAGGGGCCGGAGGATGTCATCGGCGACGTGTCCCTGTCGCCCGACGGCCGGCGCGCGTTTGTCGTCGGCGGCGACACGGACAGGGTGCACCGGTACGACCTGGCAGAGCCGTACAATGTGAGCACGGCAGTGCGCGTCGATTCGCTTTACGTCGGGGGGGAGGAGACCAGCCCGACTAGCCTAGAGTTCTCGGCAGATGGAATCCGCATGTACGTGATAGGGACCACGTCGGACCGGGTGTCCCAGTACGACCTGGAGGCCCCGTTCGATGTGACCCTGCCGGCGCAGGCAGACACCCTGTACCTTGGAGACGGCGACGGCATCAACACAGGCCTTGCGTTTACCGGCACCGGCCTGCGCATAGTGGTTACGGGCTCGGAGAGGGAGCGCCTGTACGTCTACGAGATGGATGAACCATACGACGTGGCCACCGGCGAGCGCACAGGGTCCGCAGACATAAGCGAGCAGGCGACTGCCGCCACGGGGGTTGCATTCTCGGGCGACGGCCTCAAGTTATTCGTCATAGGGCAGGTCACGGACGGGGTGCACGAGTACAGCCTGTCCAACAGGTATAACATCTTCGGGCGTACATACGAGGGCCTGCACCCGATAAGCGAGGAGGGGAGGCCGCAGTCGCTTGACTTCTCCGAGGACGGAATGCTCATGTTCATTTCGGGCCTGGACACGGAGCAGGTCCACAGGTACTCCCTTGGGGAGCCCTTTGATCCGGGCAGTGCGGAAGGGGCCGTGGAGTCGTTCTCTGTGGCGGACCGGGCCGGCTTCCCCACAGGCGTGACATTCTCGCCCGGCGGGACCGACATGTACGTCTCGAGCCGCGTCTCGGACCACATACACAGGTACGAGCTGGCCGAGCCGTACGTGCTGGCGGGCGCAACCCATGCGGGCGCGTTCAATGTAGGGCAGTATGAGAGGGGCCTCTTTGAAGTGTTGATGGATCCCGACGGCTCGGGCATCACCATAGTGGGGAACCTGGCGGACACCATGTTCAAGTATCCGCTGGACGTGAGGGGGCTGCCAGTCATTGCAGACCCGCCCGAGATAGCATCCGCGGCATTCGACCCGCAGACCAACAGGCTGGGAATAGCCTTTGATGTAGAAGTTGACGCCGCATCGGTCATACCGCCGAGGATAAGCATAGGCGACGGCGCGGACCGCGGCATTTCATTTGTGGGCGCGGAGGCAGTGCAGGGCACAAGCCCCAAAGACGTGGAGATGGAACTGTCCGGGAGTGCAGGAACTACGGTGTCAGGGTATGTGGATCCGACGCTACACTTTGGGCCGTATGCCGTGGGCACCGGGGCCGGCGCTTTCCCCGAGCCGTACAGGTTCGCAGAAGGCATGATGATATCAAGCACGAGCTGGGGCGGTGCCGATCCCGAGGGGCTGGCATTCTCAGCTGACGGCTCAAGCTTGTTTGTGATCTCCGCGGACCGCTCGCTGTACAGGCATGCACTGGGCACACCGTTTGACGCCTCCTCTGCCGGGGATACAACCATTACAAAGCTGCTGGACCAAGACTCTGTCCCCGCCGGCCTTGCGTTCTCTGCTGACGGGTTTAGGATGTTCATCGCCGATGACGGGGCAGATATGGTGCACCGGTACGAGCTGGATGTAGAGTACGAGATACCATTACAGCTGGAGATAGACGGCTCGATCGAGGTGGCAGACGGGGATACAGGAGGGGTCGCATTCTCGTCCGACGGGAGGAGGATGTTTATCATATCGGACGGATCTATTCTAGGGTATATTCTAGATGAGCCGTACGGGGCAATATCCGCGGGCGCGCCGTCGACGTTCACGCCGGGCGACACAGTCACGGACGTGTCTGACGTGTCCTTCTCGTTTGACGGCACAAGGATGTTCATATCTGACGAAGGAGCTAGCGCCATCCACAGGTACGACCTGTCCATACAGTATGACACTGCCTCGGCTCAATATGCGGGATCCATCGGGACAGGCGCGGGCAGCGCGGCAGCCGCCCTTACTCCCGACGGGTCAGGGATGGCAGTCGCGCAGGGCGGGTCGGTGGTCCAGTATTCGCTGTTCACGGGGATGCTCGACGTGTGCGCGCAGGAGCAGGCCCTGTACAGGGGCACATGCGTCGATGCATCCGCGATATTCGCAGAAGACAGGCCGGGCACAGCAGAGCCGCTATCTCTGGCTCCCATGATATCGACAGGGGACGCGCCCGGCCTGGCGGAACCGGCCCTAACCAGGGTCATCATGATGAACATTATAGAGGCGTTTGACGCACCCGGGATAATCGAGCCCGGAAGGTTCTCGTTTCCCCGGCCGGCAATAGACGTCCCGGGCATAGCTGATGTGAGCCTCTCCGTCCCGGACGTGCCCGGGCCGGTCATCCTCTCTGCAGTGATGGACGAATCGGGAATAGTCGAGATACTATTCGACAGCGCAATAGATGTGGACAGCATAGATAAGAGCGGGATATCAATAAGGGACGGCTCTGTAAACATAGACGACAGGCCGCTAGTCGGCAGCCTGTTGAGCGGCTCGAATACGAATGTCTTAAGGTTTGAGCTGGCCAAGGACTATGTGGACAGGGTCCTCGGGTACTGGAACCCCACGCTGTACTTTGCACCCTCGACGATGTTCAGCACCAGGGGCGGCGCGTTCCCCGTCCCGTATTCGCTACCCATAGTTACAAGCAGGGTCACCTTGAATACCACGGAAGAGGCCGAGCTTACCGACGGGCTGGCCTTTACGGAGAACGGGCTCGGGGCATTCATCCTTGGCCGGAATACTGCGTCCGTGTACAAGTACGACCTCCTGACCCCCTTTGAAATGACCGGCGCGCGGTACTCGGGGGCAATGCTAAACATGTCAGGCCAGGATAATACGCCTGTGGGGCTGGCCTTCTCCGCCAACGGCACAATAATGTACATGCTAGGAAGCAATACCACGACCATACACAGGTACGACCTGGGCACGGCCTTTGGGATAGATACGGTAAATTATACGGGCGGCGAGTATGTGGGGGACAGGGTGCCCGTGCCCCGTGAGATGGTATTCTCCGAGGACGGATTGCGCATGTTCCTGCTAACAGAGACTGCCGACTTTGGCGGCGATTCTATCCACCAGTACACCCTAAGCTCGCCGTACCAGGTTGCCGGCGCGGTTCATGACGGCTCGCTCGGGGGCACACTGCGGGACGGGAATCCCAGCGGTGTAAGCGTCATATCCGGACTGCTGGCCTTTGAGCCCGGGGGCAGGGTGATGTACGTATCAGGGTTCTTTAACATCCAGATACTCAGGATGCCGCTGGGCACGGCATACGATGTCACCACGGCTGCAAACGGCACGCAGTATCTTGAAGGGGCCCTGATCAGCCAGGGTCACGGGGCTCTTGTGTTTACCGAGGAGCGCCCCCGCGCATTTTTTGCCACAGAGCAGGGCACCATAGAGCAGCTCATACTGAGCAGCCCCTACAGCCGGCTTGATGACGCCTTTGAGCTGGACCTGCTTGAGGGAGGGGGCGGCAGCGGCCTCGCCTTCTCGGAGGACGGGACACGGCTGTTTACAGGCTCGGCGCAGACCAGCCTCATACGCGGATTCAACGTGGGCCTGCCCTTTGAAATACGGGAGGCCGAGCTCGACAGGGGGCTTGATTTTGTCCTGTCTGGGGGCAGTGCAGAATTTCGCGATATCAAGTTCTCTGCCGACGGCAAGACCATGTTCGTGCTGGTAAACGAGGGCTTTAGCGGGGGAAGGATCGACTGGTACGACCTGCCTGGCGAGTACGACACCAGCACGCCGGAGCTTGCAGGATCGTACGTGGTCAAGAACGTGACCGGCCAGCCGGTGGTGACCTCGGTCAGGGGGATAGAGTTTTCGGCCGACGGGATGCTGCTGGTTGCAGGGGCCGCGTTTGAGGAAATCTATGTGTACGAGCTCGGCGAGCCGTATCTCATACAGGAGATGAATGCCAGCCGGAGGGGGGATGTCAGCGCAAGCCCCGATGGCGCCTTTGACCAGGGGGGGATAGAGTTTTCGGCCGACGGCGAGAGGATGTTTACCGGGGGAAGGAGCGCCGGCTTTGGCGACCGCGACGCCTATGTAAACCAGTTCAACCTCACCGGGCCGTACACTTTTGATCTGGACAGGCCCGTGGGCAGGTACAATACAGAGACGAGGGCGAACCCGGTAGCGCTGGAGTTCAATGACAACGGCTTTGACATGTACATTGCAGGCGGGTCCAGTGCATACCAGTACAACCTGAACATCTTCAGGCTGCAGCTCTGCGATTCCGAGACGCAGTTTGTGGAGAACGGCGTGTGCAACAACCTGTTTTCCTCAAACGCGACTGACGCGCCGGTGGTGTCCGATGGCACAGGCATGCCGAAGATTGGCAATGGGACAGACGTTCCAGTGGTGGCAGATATGGTAGAGGTTGATGCCTCGCTTGGCGCGAGGGATATGCCAGAGGCGGCAGACGGCGCAAGTGCAAAGGGGCCCCTGGCAATAGCGGTGGGCGATGTGATGGAGCTTGGCGATGATGCGATGGTTCCGGCAGCAGACGGCATGGTCTACAGGATCATGGGTGCGGACGGTCCCGCGGTGGGTGATGAGGGGGAGCCGGACCTTGAGCGTGCGCCGATAATGATAATGGGCACAGACGGGCCCGCTGTTGCCGATAACGAGAATGTCGTGCGTATTCAAGGCGGGCCCAGCCTAATAGCAGTATCCGACGTGATGGAGCTCGGCGATGATGCAGCAGTGCCGGCAGCCGTGCCGCCGGCCACCGGGACGGTGCACATGATCGGCGGTGATGACGGGCCCGCGGTTGGCGACGCTGGCCTGCCGGTACTTGAGCGTGTGCCGATAATGATAATGGGCTCCGATGATCCGGCGGTGGACGATGACGAGATGGTCATGCATAATCCGGGAGGGCCCCGCATGGTAGCAGTATCCGACGTGATGGAGCTCGGCGATGATGCAGCAGTGCCCGCACCAGTCGGTATGATCTACAGGATCTCGGGCGCAGACGATCCCGCGGTGGGTGATA
Coding sequences within it:
- a CDS encoding hypothetical protein (WD-40 repeat protein), with the translated sequence MRVGTAACLALLAALLPAAAHAEPVIFSAVLDGNTGSLVITFDATIDAGSIDPSKVHIRDGGLAKGGITLTADSLVPSGNSGTVTFVLDEAALSTVSGYAGPTLHFENGSFRDTDGGLLGPLKLPELARPATSAADLDAQAGGFDFTRDGQPLGMEFSPDGSLLFIVGGITDSVYRYVLGTPYDVTTAGSVSFAPLPAVARIDATGGRIDAPHGLAFSSNGTMMFVLSQDRDTVFRFDMDTPFNPIPITPSAERFVLTGPDLRAADVQPSDVHFTRDGMMMLVPDSTGELVRSYSMPSPYDISNAEPAGEFSVEGPEDVIGDVSLSPDGRRAFVVGGDTDRVHRYDLAEPYNVSTAVRVDSLYVGGEETSPTSLEFSADGIRMYVIGTTSDRVSQYDLEAPFDVTLPAQADTLYLGDGDGINTGLAFTGTGLRIVVTGSERERLYVYEMDEPYDVATGERTGSADISEQATAATGVAFSGDGLKLFVIGQVTDGVHEYSLSNRYNIFGRTYEGLHPISEEGRPQSLDFSEDGMLMFISGLDTEQVHRYSLGEPFDPGSAEGAVESFSVADRAGFPTGVTFSPGGTDMYVSSRVSDHIHRYELAEPYVLAGATHAGAFNVGQYERGLFEVLMDPDGSGITIVGNLADTMFKYPLDVRGLPVIADPPEIASAAFDPQTNRLGIAFDVEVDAASVIPPRISIGDGADRGISFVGAEAVQGTSPKDVEMELSGSAGTTVSGYVDPTLHFGPYAVGTGAGAFPEPYRFAEGMMISSTSWGGADPEGLAFSADGSSLFVISADRSLYRHALGTPFDASSAGDTTITKLLDQDSVPAGLAFSADGFRMFIADDGADMVHRYELDVEYEIPLQLEIDGSIEVADGDTGGVAFSSDGRRMFIISDGSILGYILDEPYGAISAGAPSTFTPGDTVTDVSDVSFSFDGTRMFISDEGASAIHRYDLSIQYDTASAQYAGSIGTGAGSAAAALTPDGSGMAVAQGGSVVQYSLFTGMLDVCAQEQALYRGTCVDASAIFAEDRPGTAEPLSLAPMISTGDAPGLAEPALTRVIMMNIIEAFDAPGIIEPGRFSFPRPAIDVPGIADVSLSVPDVPGPVILSAVMDESGIVEILFDSAIDVDSIDKSGISIRDGSVNIDDRPLVGSLLSGSNTNVLRFELAKDYVDRVLGYWNPTLYFAPSTMFSTRGGAFPVPYSLPIVTSRVTLNTTEEAELTDGLAFTENGLGAFILGRNTASVYKYDLLTPFEMTGARYSGAMLNMSGQDNTPVGLAFSANGTIMYMLGSNTTTIHRYDLGTAFGIDTVNYTGGEYVGDRVPVPREMVFSEDGLRMFLLTETADFGGDSIHQYTLSSPYQVAGAVHDGSLGGTLRDGNPSGVSVISGLLAFEPGGRVMYVSGFFNIQILRMPLGTAYDVTTAANGTQYLEGALISQGHGALVFTEERPRAFFATEQGTIEQLILSSPYSRLDDAFELDLLEGGGGSGLAFSEDGTRLFTGSAQTSLIRGFNVGLPFEIREAELDRGLDFVLSGGSAEFRDIKFSADGKTMFVLVNEGFSGGRIDWYDLPGEYDTSTPELAGSYVVKNVTGQPVVTSVRGIEFSADGMLLVAGAAFEEIYVYELGEPYLIQEMNASRRGDVSASPDGAFDQGGIEFSADGERMFTGGRSAGFGDRDAYVNQFNLTGPYTFDLDRPVGRYNTETRANPVALEFNDNGFDMYIAGGSSAYQYNLNIFRLQLCDSETQFVENGVCNNLFSSNATDAPVVSDGTGMPKIGNGTDVPVVADMVEVDASLGARDMPEAADGASAKGPLAIAVGDVMELGDDAMVPAADGMVYRIMGADGPAVGDEGEPDLERAPIMIMGTDGPAVADNENVVRIQGGPSLIAVSDVMELGDDAAVPAAVPPATGTVHMIGGDDGPAVGDAGLPVLERVPIMIMGSDDPAVDDDEMVMHNPGGPRMVAVSDVMELGDDAAVPAPVGMIYRISGADDPAVGDTGEPDLERAPMMIMGSDDPAVDDDETVMRNPGGPRMIAVSDVMELGDDAAVPAPVGMIYRIMGADDPAVGDTGEPDLDRAPMMIMGFDGPAVVDDERIMHNLGGPRMIGVSDVMELGDDAAVPAPVGMIYRIMGADDPAVGDTGEPDLDRAPMMIMGFDGPAVVDDERIMHNLGGPRMIGVSDVMELGDDAAVPAPAGMIYKIMGGDDPAVGDTGEPDLDRAPMMIMGFDGPAVVDGEMLIHNLGGPRMIAVGDVMELGDDAAVPAPVGMIYRIMGADDPAVGDTGEPDLDRAPMMIMGFDGPVVVDDERIMHNPGGPRMVAVGDVMELVDDAAVPAPTGMNYEIMGADDPTVGDDEMVMRNPGGPRMVAVSDVMELVDDAAVPAPTGMNYEIMGADGPTVGDDEMVMRNPGGPRMVAVSDVMELVDDAAVPAPTGMNYEIMGADDPTVGDDEMVMRNPGGPRMVAVGDVMELVDDAAVPAPTGMNYEIMGADDPTVGDDEMVMRNPGGPRMVAVGDVMELVDDAAVPAPTGMNYEIMGADDPTVGDDEMVMRNPGGPRMVAVSDVMELVDDAAVPAPTGMNYEIMGADDPTVGDDEMVMRNPGGPRMVAVGDVMELVDDAAVPAPTGMNYEIMGADDPTVDDEGVPVRDAVTFMINRTDAFTFEETGDAPIDRAPLTIMVAEGPTVRERIDEDHTPGGPRMVAVSDVMELGDDAAVPAPTGMNYEIMGADGPTVGDDEMVMRNPGGPRMVAVGDVMELVDDAAVPAPTGMNYEIMGADGPTVGDDEMVMRNPGGPRMVAVSDVMELVDDAAVPAPTGMNYEIMGADGPTVGDDEMVMRNPGGPRMVAVSDVMELVDDAAVPAPTGMNYEIMGADGPAVDDEGVPVRDAVTFMINRTDAFTFEETGDVPIDRAPLTIMVAEGPTVRERIDEDHTPGGPRMVAVSDVMELGDDAAVPAPTGMIYRIPGGDDPTVSDVGMRMHVMVPEMHMITEVDSPTFTDPGRAHRAGDPIPIMGGDDPSVSDVGMRMHVMVPEMHMITEVDSPTFTDPGRAHRVGDPIPIMGGDDPSVSDVGMRMHVMVPEMHMITEVDSPTFTDPGRAHRAGDPIPIMGGDDPSVSDVGMRMHVMVPEMHMITEVDSPTFTDPGRAHRVGDPIPIMGFDNPAVSDFPEMPRRMAFLGVVDSPSPEDRTMLGFFVDVSDTPKVEDREGDVIRNGSTPVVNDTAEASHTLGPADVAPPPVPPRGGGGGGGGGASDRGPGLPRGNSLGYDLIFEFRSNGRDVLEKPSTIRLQPDAPLTIIPILTPAGTLDVYDMEVIMKDGDELAASVYYNRLGIFHGRDCGGEVVQTSRIHTCDEESLVSGGVTYRASGVTLDSITIPLEGTYTGKLGILLRDGQGLIFALPEIDVYTLRIEGPSAAPPPAAPAPSIQPEMDPEPAREPEPAEPRADSPTEPEPEPAEPRADSPMDPEPEFVPRERNVFEIIGDFLRNIFGF